In Sphingomonas profundi, the sequence CGCCTCCTCCGATCCGGCGGCGATCTGCGTCATCGTCGTGCGCAGCGTCTCCACCGGCAGCTTGGCGAATTGCGGGCTCATCTCGCGCGTGGTGACGGCGAGATCGTCGTCGCCGATCAGCGCCAGCAGCAGGTGGCCCGATCGGATCTGGCCCGAATCGCCCTCCAGCGAGGCGCGCATCCAGCCCTCGCGGATCAGCTTGACGATCGCCGGCGCCAGCGCCGGCGCGCGGCCGTTACCCGTCTTGAAGCGATCGATCTGGCGGTTGATGTCCTGCCCCAGCCGGCCGGCATCCACCTCGAAATGGCTGAGGATCACCGAGATGTCCGACGTCTGCCGGTCGATCAGGCGCAGCAGCCAATGCTCCACCTCGACATTGTAGTTGGTGCGGGAGAGGGCGAGGCCGGCCGCGCTCTCCAGCGTCTGCCGGCATGTATCGTCGAGCTTGCCGACAAGGCTCTTCAAGTCGATCTGGGCCAACCCGCCGCTCCCCCTCGAACCGTCGAACGTCAAACGTCACGCGCTTGCAATAGTCGAGGGCGCGGGCCGCAGACACGGACGCGCCCTCGCCTCCGCGGAAGCGCATCATATCTTGCTGACCCACGCGTCCGGATAGCGGACGGCTTCCGGCTGCTTCGGTATCGAGCCTAGCGCAGCCACGGGGGCGCTTCAACGGCAATCTCCGCCGTCATGCGGCCAGACCGGGGCTCGCCGTCGCCACGCCGATCGGGATCGTGCAATCGGCCACGATCTCGTCCGATGGGCCGAGGCTGCCGAGCCAGCTGGTCCGCCCCAGGAAGGCCGGCGTCGCGGGCGCGCCCAGCCGCATCGGCGGCACCTCCCGCCGGGCGATGCGCAGCCGCACGACTGGCCGATGCTCGATCCCCGCGGCCAGATGGCACAGCTCCCGCACGATGCGCAGCTGCCGCCCGTCGCCGCAGAAATCGAGCAGGGCGGCGTAGCTCAGCGGCCCGATCTCCACCGCGAAATGATGCTGCACGTCCAGCACCGCCGCGCCGATCATCGCCGCGTCCGGCCCGTCCTCGCCGCCGCCCAGCCGCGCGAAGCGGGCGAAGCCGGGCGCGCCCAGCCGCGTCTGTTCCTCCGCCGGCACCGCCATCCACGTCGGCTCGGCCTCCACCACGCGCAGCGGGAGGCCCGTCACGTGCCGCAGGATGGTCTCCAGCGCGGCGGCGCTGCGGCGGATGTCGCCCAGCTGCGCCGCCAGCGGCACCAGCGCGCCGTCCTCCACCGGCAGCCGCGCCCGCATCGCCGGCGTCGGCAGCCCGGCGAAGGCGAGCAGCACGTCGCCGAGCGGATCGACCTTGCCCGCGTCCCGCTCGAAGCTCAGCAGCCAGTTATACTTGCGGAAGATGCGGTAGAAGAAGGAGAGCGTGCGGTGATCGAACAGGTTCAGGAAGCCCGCGAACGACCGGTCGCGGAGCCGCCGCCGCTGAAGCTGGATCTCGCTGTAATAAGGCGGCAGCGCCGGCGTGGCGCCCGCCAGGCCGAGCACGTTGGCCGTCACCCGCATCTGGCCCGCCTCGCCCGCCTCCACCTCGGCGAGATCGCCGGCAGGCAGCAGCATGCGATCGGACGCGACGAACCGCAGCGGCTCGTCCCCCGGCGGCGTATCCCCGCCGATGCCGACGTGGGAGGATCCGTCGGCGCGCGCCGCCTGCTCGATCTGCCGGGCCGCCTGCGGCAGGCTGGTGGCCGCGGCGCGGCGGCGCAGGCGATCGAGCAGGCCGCTCACACCAGTTCGCGATCGCCCACGCGCGGTTGCCAGCGCACCCACATGCCCGACTCCCGCCGCAGCCGCACGCCCACGCGGACGAAGCTGTTGAGCGCGCAGGCGCCCGCCAGAAACCGCTCGATCAGCGCGCACATCAGGAACGCGCCCGATCCGGAGAGGCGATCGTCCTCCACCTCCAGGGTCACGTCGATGCCGGCGCACATCGCGCTGTGGCCGCGCAGGCGCATGCGGGCGACGCCGGGCTCCGCCGTCACCCCCACCAGCCGCTCGCGCAGGTGGGTGCTCTCCGGCGTGTC encodes:
- the tssG gene encoding type VI secretion system baseplate subunit TssG — encoded protein: MSGLLDRLRRRAAATSLPQAARQIEQAARADGSSHVGIGGDTPPGDEPLRFVASDRMLLPAGDLAEVEAGEAGQMRVTANVLGLAGATPALPPYYSEIQLQRRRLRDRSFAGFLNLFDHRTLSFFYRIFRKYNWLLSFERDAGKVDPLGDVLLAFAGLPTPAMRARLPVEDGALVPLAAQLGDIRRSAAALETILRHVTGLPLRVVEAEPTWMAVPAEEQTRLGAPGFARFARLGGGEDGPDAAMIGAAVLDVQHHFAVEIGPLSYAALLDFCGDGRQLRIVRELCHLAAGIEHRPVVRLRIARREVPPMRLGAPATPAFLGRTSWLGSLGPSDEIVADCTIPIGVATASPGLAA